From the Pomacea canaliculata isolate SZHN2017 linkage group LG14, ASM307304v1, whole genome shotgun sequence genome, one window contains:
- the LOC112554947 gene encoding uncharacterized protein LOC112554947: MGSRAACSMLYHLLLQTVKTQQSAGVSPGQPHLLQYELYSCKDMEKAVNDLSQAASGGSLYVIADEVLSQKSFGYRINTFQNFCELLLTRVPRLHLWAASCFHNYAPAGWQVEYLTRPLRSPPAVVREVEQDSGITRYRQVRRYRERGVPDHTDGPPVTRLYHRGQGHSGRRPGVFVTCGREVASFLHSLRVGVTGRSTTTSTTLTSTSGAHTPVYSGETCWCCTGMTLVISRMWSQDCKKRVSQCG; this comes from the exons atggggagtcgtgcagcgtgcagcatgttgtatcacctgttgctgcagacagtaaagacacaacagtcagcaggtgtatcacccggtcagcctcacctacTGCAGTATGAGCTTTATAGCTGTAAAGAcatggagaaggccgtcaacgacttgtcacaggcggcgagcggagggtcgttgtacgtcatcgctgatgaagtgctGAGTCAGAaaag ttTTGGCTACAGAATCAACACCTTCCAGAATTTCTGTGAgttgctgctgacacgagttcctcgtctccatctgtgggcggcaagttgtttccataactacgcacccgccggctggcaagtggaatatttaaccagacccctccgctctcctccggccgtcgtcagggaagtcgagcaggactcGGGGATCACTAGATACCGTCAGGTACGGCGGTAcagagagcgaggtgtgcccgaccacacagacggcccgccagtcacacgactgtatcaccgaggtcaaggtcactcaGGTCGTAGGCCAGGTGTCTTTGTGACGTGCGgacgtgaggtggccagcttcctacacagtctccgtgttggtgttacag ggagaagcacaacaacatctacaacattgacctctaccagtggcgcacacacacctgtctacagtggagagacgtgctggtgttgtactgggatGACGTTAGTGATCAGCCGGAtgtggtcacaggactgcaagaagcgggtatcccagtgcgggtga
- the LOC112554948 gene encoding uncharacterized protein LOC112554948 — MGKHKKKAAVGTGALGKVKVYLHHVTDAEAACLTDPGNARRLQEVRTRSGADVQVDPNPSSVPDRKTVIIKGDLTQFNNAVRLLNQITGSQEDVLQRAQEFWLQWVEAAFPGVDSQAYFLPPVYINRVPMTRQTIAGQDILVLHKPSGQAGQSCKVSVNPSPAVQSSIPQPTSVQDSDVRDDAAMQRIFLCLQKMSQQNSEVFVSMSQLQFGQYLGEPCYAAAAAQVPLARSLPPCLPKKLGQGRL, encoded by the exons ATG ggcaaacacaaaaagaaggcGGCTGTTGGTACAGGAGCTTTAGGGAAAGTCAAAGTTTAcctgcaccacgtgactgatgcTGAGGCTGCTTGTCTTACGGACCCAG GTAACGCGCGCCGACTCCAGGAGGTCAGGACTCGGTCAGGTGCTGATGTACAGGTTGACCCCAACCCATCATCCGTACCTGACAGGAAGACTGTCATCATAAAGGGTGACCTTACACAATTCAACAATGCTGTCAGGCTCCTCAATCAGATAACTGGATCGCAG GAAGATGTTTTACAGCGAGCACAGGAGTTTTGGTTACAATGGGTTGAGGCCGCCTTCCCTGGCGTAGACTCACaggcctacttcctgcctcctgtctacatcaaccgcgtgcccatgactagacagacCATTGCTGGTCAGGATATTCTTGTCCTTCACAAACCATCTGGACAGGCCGGTCAGTCCTGCAAAGTATCGGTGAATCCATCTCCCGCTGTTCAAAGTTCCATTCCTCAACCTACTtcagttcaggacagtgatgttagagatgatgcagccatgcagcgcATTTTCCTTTGTCTGCAGAAAATGTCGCAACAGAACAGTGAAGTGTTTGTGTCAATGAGTCAACTTCAGTTCGGGCAGTACCTGGGAGAACCTTGttatgctgctgcagcagcccaGGTGCCCTTAGCTAGAAGTCTTCCCCCTTGTCTGCCGAAAAAACTGGGACAAGggcgactttga
- the LOC112554944 gene encoding uncharacterized protein LOC112554944 has protein sequence MLYHLLLQTVKTQQSAGVSPGQPHLLQYELDGGDDVKAVNDLLQAASGGSLYVIADEIASELGIGYRISNKFQTLCQLLLTQVPRLHLWAASCFHDYAPAGWQIEYLTRPLRSPPAVVREVEQDKRITRDRHVRPYRERGVPDHTDGPPVTRLYHRGQGHSGDRPVDCVTCGREVASFLHSLRVDVTGRSTTSTTLTSTSGGTTPPCLQWRDVLVLSWYKVSDQLGMVTGLQEAGIPVRMIKDYDIEDVATARSDVVWVASGHRVRGLERKVVVCLYGLVRSEYLPLYNLTSPRLNFMSRCTSQLVIISPDD, from the exons atgttgtatcacctgttgctgcagacagtaaagacacaacagtcagcaggtgtatcacccggtcagcctcacctcctgcagtatgagcTTGATGGCGGTGACGACgtgaaggccgtcaacgacttgttacaggcggcgagcggagggtcgttgtacgtcatcgctgatgaaatAGCGAGTGAGTTGGG taTTGGCTACAGAATCAGCAACAAGTTCCAGACTTTGTGTCagttgctgctgacacaggttcctcgtctccatctgtgggcggcaagttgtttccatgactacgcacccgccggctggcaaatagaatatttaaccagacccctccgctctcctccggccgtcgtcagggaagtcgagcaggacaaGAGGATCACTAGAGACCGTCATGTACGGCCGTAcagagagcgaggtgtgcccgaccacacagacggcccgccagtcacacgactgtatcaccgaggtcagggtcactcaggtgacaggccagttgactgtgtgacgtgcggtcgtgaggtggccagcttcctacacagtctccgtgttgatgttacag ggagaagcacaacatctacaacattgacctctaccagtggcggcacaacaccaccctgtctacagtggagagacgtgctggtgttgagCTGGTATAAAGTAAGTGATCAGCTGGGTatggtcacaggactgcaagaagcagGTATCCCAGTGCGGATGATAAAGGAttatgacatcgaggacgtggcaacggcccgcagtgacgtggtgtgggtggcgagtggacatcgtgttcgtggtctggagagaaaagtcgtcgtctgtctgtaCGGTTTAGTTAGATCTGAGTATTTACCACTGTACAACCTTACCTCTCCCCGACTTAActtcatgtcccgctgtacgtcacaacttgtgattatctcccctgacGACTAG